Proteins encoded together in one Catellatospora citrea window:
- a CDS encoding ABC transporter permease, with translation MSAYAALTRASFKASVRDTATVFFTFAFPLLFLITFGLIFQGREVDDTGYHYIDYIAPGVLSWGVANAALFGVAFSLMSWRNDDLLRLIRLSPASIWSVLNSRAVVSLLVSVLQSVLFIGVALLPFFGLELHANWLLSLPVLVVAVSAFLALGVIVGNFSKTPEAVAAIANCIIVPMAFIAGSFFPLDMMPGWIEAVSRALPLRYVNDGMSYALNGRGDLTDYLVALGALVVYTVGFGAIALKTFRWSNKS, from the coding sequence GTGAGCGCCTACGCAGCACTGACCAGGGCGAGCTTCAAGGCCTCGGTCCGAGACACCGCCACCGTCTTCTTCACCTTCGCCTTCCCGCTGCTGTTCCTCATCACCTTCGGCCTGATCTTCCAGGGCCGTGAGGTCGACGACACCGGCTACCACTACATCGACTACATCGCTCCCGGCGTGCTGTCCTGGGGCGTCGCCAACGCCGCGCTGTTCGGCGTCGCGTTCAGCCTCATGAGCTGGCGCAACGACGACCTGCTGCGGCTGATCCGGCTCAGCCCCGCCAGCATCTGGTCGGTGCTCAACTCGCGCGCCGTGGTCTCGCTGCTGGTCTCGGTGCTGCAGTCGGTGCTGTTCATCGGCGTCGCGCTGCTGCCGTTCTTCGGGCTGGAGCTGCACGCCAACTGGCTGTTGTCGCTGCCGGTGCTGGTGGTGGCGGTGTCGGCGTTCCTCGCCCTCGGCGTGATCGTCGGCAACTTCTCGAAGACGCCGGAGGCCGTCGCCGCCATCGCCAACTGCATCATCGTGCCGATGGCCTTCATCGCCGGCTCGTTCTTCCCGCTCGACATGATGCCGGGCTGGATCGAGGCGGTGTCGCGGGCGCTGCCGCTGCGCTACGTCAACGACGGCATGTCGTACGCCCTCAACGGGCGCGGCGACCTGACCGACTACCTGGTGGCACTCGGCGCGCTGGTGGTCTACACGGTGGGCTTCGGCGCGATCGCGCTCAAGACGTTCCGCTGGAGCAACAAGTCATGA
- a CDS encoding amidohydrolase: MSTGESVLSGVAEAAAAAGELYRDLHAHPELSGAEHRTAAALAARLRDAGFAVTEGVGGTGVVGVLRNGPGPTVLLRAELDALPVAEQTGLPYASRAAGDGPPVMHACGHDLHVAALAGAAALLGSGRAHWAGTVLAVGQPAEETLTGARAMLDDGLYERFGRPDVVLAQHAAPLPAGMVAHGGGPMTAGSATFEVVVHGRGGHAGSPHRAVDPVVTAAAIVLRLQTVVSREVGPAEQVVLTVGTLHAGTQANVVPDRATLGLTVRSVSPDALTRVSEAVRRVVTAECAASACPSDPEITLVSSSPVNINDPAAMARTRAAHEQCLGGQRVAWFPPSLATEDFPHFTESGAAGVYWMLGTVGPRQWAAAPGATATEKLQSLPANHSPLYAPDVDLALPTGIRALVSAALAHLDGASPDGERSSSVDA; the protein is encoded by the coding sequence ATGTCCACTGGGGAATCGGTGCTGTCCGGGGTGGCCGAGGCGGCCGCGGCCGCCGGCGAGCTCTACCGGGACCTGCACGCCCATCCCGAGCTGTCGGGGGCCGAGCACCGCACCGCGGCCGCGCTGGCCGCGCGGCTGCGCGACGCCGGGTTCGCGGTGACCGAGGGGGTGGGCGGCACCGGGGTGGTCGGCGTGCTGCGCAACGGACCCGGTCCGACCGTGCTGCTGCGGGCCGAGCTGGACGCGCTGCCGGTGGCCGAGCAGACCGGCCTGCCGTACGCGAGCCGGGCCGCCGGCGACGGCCCGCCGGTGATGCACGCCTGCGGGCACGACCTGCACGTGGCGGCGCTGGCCGGGGCGGCCGCGCTGCTCGGGTCCGGCCGGGCGCACTGGGCGGGCACCGTGCTGGCCGTGGGGCAGCCCGCCGAGGAGACCCTCACCGGGGCACGGGCCATGCTCGACGACGGGCTCTACGAGCGTTTCGGGCGGCCGGACGTGGTGCTGGCGCAGCACGCGGCACCGCTGCCGGCGGGCATGGTGGCGCACGGCGGCGGCCCGATGACCGCCGGCAGCGCCACCTTCGAGGTGGTGGTGCACGGGCGCGGCGGCCACGCGGGCAGCCCGCACCGGGCCGTCGACCCGGTGGTGACCGCCGCGGCCATCGTGCTGCGGCTGCAGACGGTCGTGTCGCGGGAGGTCGGCCCGGCGGAGCAGGTCGTGCTGACGGTGGGCACGCTGCACGCGGGCACCCAGGCCAACGTGGTGCCCGACCGGGCGACGCTGGGCCTGACCGTGCGGTCGGTGTCGCCCGACGCGCTGACCCGGGTGAGCGAGGCGGTGCGCCGGGTGGTGACGGCCGAGTGCGCGGCGTCGGCGTGCCCGTCCGATCCGGAGATAACGCTGGTGTCGAGCTCGCCGGTGAACATCAACGACCCGGCGGCGATGGCCCGCACCCGGGCCGCGCACGAGCAGTGCCTGGGCGGGCAGCGGGTGGCGTGGTTCCCGCCGTCGCTGGCGACCGAGGACTTCCCGCACTTCACCGAGTCCGGCGCGGCCGGCGTCTACTGGATGCTCGGCACGGTCGGTCCCCGGCAGTGGGCGGCGGCCCCGGGCGCCACGGCGACGGAGAAGCTGCAGTCGCTGCCCGCCAACCATTCGCCGCTGTACGCCCCCGATGTGGACCTGGCCCTGCCGACCGGGATAAGGGCCCTGGTCAGCGCGGCGCTGGCGCATCTGGACGGTGCTTCACCCGACGGTGAGAGATCTTCTTCGGTGGATGCTTGA
- a CDS encoding thiazolylpeptide-type bacteriocin codes for MQNKNELANLANEILALESETFAISDYADAAEAILASCSSSATTSTTSSTTSTTSCSA; via the coding sequence ATGCAGAACAAGAACGAGCTCGCGAACCTCGCCAACGAGATCCTCGCGCTCGAGTCGGAGACCTTCGCGATCTCGGACTACGCCGACGCCGCCGAGGCCATCCTCGCGTCGTGCTCGTCGTCCGCGACCACGTCGACCACCTCCAGCACCACCTCCACCACGAGCTGCAGCGCCTGA
- a CDS encoding metalloprotease, which yields MSTRTLTDARPRLRGDLLLSAPLQRGPGTVYLVKDPRNGRAFEIAQREHFLISRLDGARSLAQIGTEYAAAFGRRLGDGHWEQLLWLLHGRQLLAGSPAEEAAPEPVRRVHRFRLVRDAAAVVDRVHGWVRFAIRGPVVLAVALACVVMLAVLGLHLPELVDGFLGLGGQPWAIVGVFLLVWVSAALHELAHGVSARHFGCTVSGISMLTLSCTVDNLLYLQSRRRQAAIAASGALVNAAYLLPFAAAWLLLPAQSAVRAPLAGFLLVGAVQALVNLIPLAPLDGYRMLSYALRVTNLSGESRRFLQLSLWRLFGRGPGVAGYPYRAKVTYVSYGLWSAAVILLVGTGLTLICYAPLADHFGTSAAVIPGLIVVLTLAGWLARPSRIQAPQTTASVRGEAKDR from the coding sequence GTGAGCACCCGCACCCTCACCGACGCCCGCCCGCGGCTGCGCGGCGACCTGCTGCTGAGCGCGCCGCTGCAGCGCGGGCCGGGCACCGTCTACCTGGTGAAGGACCCGCGCAACGGGCGCGCGTTCGAGATCGCCCAGCGCGAGCACTTCCTCATCAGCAGGCTCGACGGCGCGCGCTCGCTGGCGCAGATCGGCACGGAGTACGCGGCGGCCTTCGGCCGCAGGCTGGGCGACGGCCACTGGGAGCAGCTGCTGTGGCTGCTGCACGGGCGGCAGCTGCTGGCCGGCAGCCCGGCGGAGGAGGCGGCGCCGGAGCCGGTCCGCCGGGTCCACCGGTTCCGCCTGGTCCGCGACGCCGCGGCGGTGGTGGACCGGGTCCACGGGTGGGTGCGGTTCGCCATCCGCGGCCCGGTGGTGCTGGCCGTCGCGCTGGCCTGTGTCGTCATGCTGGCCGTGCTCGGCCTGCACCTGCCCGAGCTGGTCGACGGCTTCCTCGGCCTCGGCGGGCAGCCGTGGGCGATCGTCGGGGTGTTCCTGCTGGTCTGGGTGAGCGCCGCGCTGCACGAACTGGCGCACGGCGTGTCGGCGCGACACTTCGGCTGCACGGTCAGCGGTATCAGCATGCTGACGCTATCGTGCACTGTGGACAACCTCCTGTACCTCCAATCACGACGGAGGCAGGCCGCCATCGCGGCATCGGGGGCCCTGGTCAACGCGGCATACCTGCTGCCGTTCGCGGCGGCCTGGCTGCTGTTGCCGGCGCAGTCCGCGGTGCGGGCGCCGCTGGCGGGCTTCCTGCTCGTCGGCGCGGTGCAGGCACTGGTGAACCTGATCCCGCTCGCGCCGCTGGACGGCTACCGCATGCTCAGCTACGCGCTGCGGGTGACGAACCTGTCCGGGGAGAGCCGCCGCTTCCTGCAGCTGTCGCTGTGGCGGCTGTTCGGGCGCGGACCGGGTGTCGCAGGCTACCCGTATCGTGCGAAGGTCACCTATGTCTCGTACGGGCTCTGGTCCGCCGCCGTCATCCTACTGGTCGGTACAGGATTGACGTTGATCTGCTACGCCCCGTTGGCAGATCATTTTGGTACATCGGCCGCCGTCATCCCCGGACTGATCGTCGTACTGACGCTCGCCGGCTGGCTGGCGCGTCCATCACGCATCCAGGCTCCACAAACGACCGCAAGTGTCAGAGGAGAGGCAAAGGACCGATGA
- a CDS encoding ABC transporter ATP-binding protein, whose translation MSVVDAVDAGGAPAIVIDGVSKSYGDVHAVRGVSLSIGQGEFFGILGPNGAGKTTLIEIVEGLRDPDAGRVSIFGLSPHPRNLALLPRMGVQTQKSAFFTRLTAREHLETVAALYGKDAAAAQRALSVVGLDGSASVRVTDVSGGQRQRLAIASALVHDPEVIFLDEPTAALDPQARRDLWKLLRELKAAGKTIVYTTHHLDEAEALCDRVAIVVAGKVVSLGSPHQLVNSSGLPTRLLVAVDRITVEQARAIHGVDSVTVEGGSVVISSRNAAKVLAAVAEVAGLDGVQTRTATLEDVYLELTGTEQQ comes from the coding sequence TTGAGCGTCGTAGACGCGGTCGACGCGGGTGGCGCACCCGCGATCGTGATCGACGGGGTGTCCAAGAGCTACGGCGACGTGCACGCGGTGCGGGGCGTGTCCCTGTCCATCGGGCAGGGCGAGTTCTTCGGCATCCTCGGCCCCAACGGCGCGGGCAAGACCACCCTGATCGAGATCGTGGAGGGTCTGCGCGATCCGGACGCCGGCCGTGTGTCGATCTTCGGGTTGTCGCCGCATCCGCGCAACCTGGCACTGCTGCCCCGGATGGGGGTGCAGACGCAGAAGTCGGCGTTCTTCACCCGGCTCACCGCGCGGGAGCACCTGGAGACGGTGGCCGCGCTGTACGGCAAGGACGCCGCGGCGGCGCAGCGCGCGCTGAGCGTGGTCGGCCTGGACGGCTCGGCGAGCGTACGCGTCACCGACGTGTCCGGCGGGCAGCGGCAGCGGCTGGCGATCGCCTCCGCGCTGGTGCACGACCCGGAGGTCATCTTCCTGGACGAGCCCACCGCGGCGCTCGACCCGCAGGCCCGCCGCGACCTGTGGAAGCTGCTGCGCGAGCTCAAGGCGGCCGGCAAGACCATCGTCTACACCACGCACCACCTGGACGAGGCCGAGGCCCTCTGCGACCGCGTCGCGATCGTGGTCGCCGGCAAGGTCGTCTCGCTGGGCAGCCCGCACCAGCTGGTGAACTCCTCCGGCCTGCCGACCCGCCTGCTGGTGGCGGTCGACCGGATCACCGTCGAGCAGGCCCGCGCCATCCACGGCGTGGACTCCGTGACCGTGGAGGGCGGCTCGGTCGTCATCTCCAGCCGCAACGCCGCCAAGGTGCTGGCGGCCGTCGCCGAGGTCGCCGGCCTCGACGGCGTGCAGACCCGCACCGCGACCCTGGAAGACGTCTACCTCGAACTGACCGGAACGGAGCAGCAGTGA
- a CDS encoding TOMM precursor leader peptide-binding protein, whose amino-acid sequence MTPVAPTGAGAAARVSAPLAPAALALQAALTERHDRAGYPWVPGAVPPRVVALGDADVLGAADPQRAAANVTLTSGAVLVGPWSGPGAAPAVPACGHCLGVRWQRLRFRTERDALEIGTEMTPAGSWPLLSAYVVDATWSLYEATVLGRAETPLTLAHTTGDGDADAALPRVCALDLRTLQVRTVPILADPLCPSCAVSGADVPVAGPLALTPHGKRTPDSYRLRSADSYPLPVQALANPVCGALGAGTFINVTSPTTAPVTGSVFIRGYAGLLDVSWSGQANSFATSRSLAFLEGLERYAGSHRRRAERLVVDSYANVADHALDPEDCGLYDPDVYRTDPLAAPYSPDAAIPWIWGYSLRDDRPILVPRRFCHFSSGAPGDNFVFSSSNGSATGSCLEEAVLFGLLELIERDSFLLGWYGNAELPRIDLDSCDNDVVRAMVDRAALQGYDILAFDNRIDLAVPVVTSLAVRRDGGPGTLSFAAAAGFDPQAALEGALSEALTYIPQQPRSVRRREPELRAMMHDYRLVRQLTDHAGLFGLPEMRPHADSYLRVTEQRPMSDLYATWNARRGASEHLLDDLRLCQQELVEAGSDVIVVDQTTPEQSRMGLRSVCTIVPGLLPIDFGWARQRALRMPRLRTAFRRAGLRDTDLTDGELRVVPHPFP is encoded by the coding sequence ATGACCCCCGTCGCCCCCACGGGAGCCGGAGCGGCGGCGCGCGTCAGCGCGCCGCTCGCCCCGGCGGCGCTCGCCCTCCAGGCGGCGCTGACCGAACGCCATGACCGCGCCGGTTACCCGTGGGTGCCCGGCGCCGTGCCCCCGCGTGTGGTGGCACTGGGCGACGCCGACGTGCTCGGCGCGGCCGACCCGCAGCGGGCCGCCGCGAACGTCACGCTGACCTCGGGCGCGGTGCTGGTCGGACCCTGGTCCGGCCCGGGCGCCGCGCCCGCGGTCCCCGCCTGCGGGCACTGCCTCGGCGTGCGCTGGCAGCGGCTGCGGTTCCGCACCGAGCGCGACGCGCTCGAGATCGGCACCGAGATGACCCCGGCCGGCAGCTGGCCGCTGCTGTCGGCGTACGTCGTCGACGCGACCTGGAGCCTCTACGAGGCCACCGTGCTCGGCCGGGCGGAGACGCCGCTGACCCTGGCGCACACCACCGGGGACGGCGACGCCGACGCGGCGCTGCCCCGGGTGTGCGCGCTCGACCTGCGCACGCTGCAGGTGCGCACGGTGCCGATCCTGGCCGACCCGCTCTGCCCCAGCTGCGCGGTGTCCGGGGCCGACGTCCCGGTCGCCGGCCCGCTGGCGCTGACCCCGCACGGCAAGCGCACCCCCGACAGCTACCGGCTGCGCTCCGCCGACAGCTACCCGCTGCCGGTGCAGGCGCTGGCCAACCCCGTGTGCGGGGCGCTGGGGGCGGGCACCTTCATCAACGTCACCTCGCCGACCACCGCCCCGGTGACCGGCAGCGTCTTCATCCGCGGGTACGCCGGGCTGCTCGACGTGAGCTGGAGCGGGCAGGCCAACTCGTTCGCCACCAGCCGCAGCCTGGCCTTCCTGGAAGGGCTGGAACGGTACGCCGGCTCGCACCGCCGCCGGGCGGAGCGGCTCGTCGTCGACTCCTACGCCAACGTCGCCGACCACGCGCTCGACCCGGAGGACTGCGGCCTCTACGACCCCGACGTCTACCGGACCGACCCGCTGGCCGCGCCGTACTCACCCGACGCGGCGATCCCCTGGATCTGGGGCTACTCGCTGCGCGACGACCGACCGATCCTGGTGCCGCGCCGGTTCTGCCACTTCAGCTCCGGGGCGCCCGGCGACAACTTCGTCTTCTCCTCCTCCAACGGCTCCGCGACCGGCAGCTGCCTCGAAGAGGCCGTGCTGTTCGGGCTGCTGGAACTCATCGAACGGGACTCGTTCCTGCTCGGCTGGTACGGCAACGCCGAGCTGCCCCGCATCGACCTGGACTCGTGCGACAACGACGTGGTCCGGGCCATGGTGGACCGGGCGGCGCTGCAGGGATACGACATCCTCGCCTTCGACAACCGCATCGACCTCGCGGTGCCCGTGGTCACCAGCCTCGCGGTGCGCCGCGACGGTGGCCCGGGCACGCTGTCCTTCGCCGCCGCGGCGGGCTTCGACCCGCAGGCGGCGCTGGAGGGCGCGCTGTCGGAGGCGCTGACCTACATCCCGCAGCAGCCGCGCTCGGTGCGCCGGCGCGAGCCCGAGCTGCGGGCGATGATGCACGACTACCGGCTCGTCCGCCAGCTCACCGACCATGCCGGGCTGTTCGGCCTGCCGGAGATGCGCCCCCATGCGGACTCCTACCTGCGGGTCACCGAGCAGCGCCCCATGTCCGACCTCTACGCGACCTGGAACGCCCGGCGCGGCGCGTCGGAGCACCTGCTCGACGACCTGCGGCTGTGCCAGCAGGAGCTGGTCGAGGCGGGCTCGGACGTGATCGTGGTCGACCAGACCACGCCGGAGCAGTCCCGGATGGGGCTGCGTTCGGTGTGCACCATCGTGCCGGGGCTGCTGCCGATCGACTTCGGCTGGGCCCGCCAGCGGGCTCTGCGGATGCCGCGGCTGCGTACCGCGTTCCGCCGGGCCGGCCTGCGCGACACCGACCTCACCGACGGGGAGCTCCGGGTGGTGCCGCATCCGTTCCCGTGA
- a CDS encoding PPOX class F420-dependent oxidoreductase, which yields MVGGRRDLSSAGLLFLAERRLATLTTLRPDGSPHVTPVGFTYDPATGLARVICDGASRKAANARGNPAVALCQFEGRFWLTLQGEATVTGDPDRVADAVARYTTRYREPRVNPNRVALEIAVTRLLGDSALLS from the coding sequence ATGGTCGGCGGCAGGCGGGACCTCTCCAGTGCGGGCCTGCTGTTCCTCGCGGAGCGGCGGCTGGCGACGCTGACCACCCTGCGGCCCGACGGCAGCCCGCACGTCACCCCGGTCGGCTTCACCTACGACCCGGCGACCGGCCTGGCCCGGGTCATCTGCGACGGGGCCAGCCGCAAGGCCGCCAACGCGCGCGGCAACCCGGCCGTGGCGCTGTGCCAGTTCGAAGGCCGCTTCTGGCTGACCCTGCAGGGCGAGGCGACGGTCACCGGCGACCCCGATCGGGTCGCCGACGCCGTCGCCCGGTACACCACCCGCTACCGCGAGCCCCGCGTCAACCCGAACCGCGTCGCGCTCGAGATCGCGGTGACCCGCCTGCTGGGGGACTCCGCGCTGCTGTCCTGA
- a CDS encoding thiazolylpeptide-type bacteriocin — MQETATMVKLTDEILALETETFAISDYADAAESILASCSCSSTTSTTSATTSTTSCSA, encoded by the coding sequence ATGCAGGAGACCGCCACGATGGTGAAGCTGACCGACGAGATCCTGGCGCTGGAGACCGAGACGTTCGCGATCTCGGACTACGCCGACGCCGCCGAGTCGATCCTCGCCTCGTGCTCGTGCTCGTCGACCACGTCGACCACGAGCGCCACCACCTCCACCACGAGCTGCAGCGCCTGA
- a CDS encoding N-acetylmuramoyl-L-alanine amidase has translation MLGNPSVRRRTLLAAAAGIAAAPFAARPAFAANPKVYLDPGHGGTDPGAVANGLQEKALTLNIALQIRNILQANYAVDVRMSRTTDATVSLAQRTDDANAWGATIFVSVHINSGGGTGFESYRYLTSDAATVNLHNALHSRVLSGMRTAGSVTDRGLKTANFHVLRESNMPAVLTENLFIDTVSDANLLKSAAFLTATAQGHANGIAAHLGLSAPPPSFSTIVDNTTAGRFTASANWGTSTFSGQRYGADYRFANPVLASDAAWFKVNIPATANYRVDVWHAADPGYSASAPHVVVTAGGNQTVNLDQRTGGGAWRSLGTFNLAAGDYNAVGVSRWTSAAGYVIADAVRVTRV, from the coding sequence ATGCTCGGTAACCCCTCCGTGCGCCGCCGCACCCTGCTGGCCGCAGCCGCCGGCATCGCGGCCGCCCCGTTCGCGGCGCGCCCCGCCTTCGCCGCCAACCCGAAGGTCTACCTCGATCCCGGACACGGCGGCACCGACCCCGGCGCGGTCGCCAACGGGCTGCAGGAGAAGGCGCTCACCCTGAACATCGCCCTGCAGATCCGCAACATCCTGCAGGCCAACTACGCCGTCGACGTGCGGATGTCGCGCACCACCGACGCGACCGTCAGCCTCGCCCAGCGCACCGACGACGCCAACGCCTGGGGCGCGACCATCTTCGTCAGCGTCCACATCAACTCCGGCGGCGGCACCGGCTTCGAGAGCTACCGCTACCTGACCTCCGACGCGGCCACCGTCAACCTGCACAACGCACTGCACTCGCGGGTGCTCTCGGGCATGCGCACCGCCGGCTCCGTCACCGACCGCGGCCTGAAGACCGCGAACTTCCACGTGCTGCGCGAGTCGAACATGCCCGCGGTGCTCACCGAGAACCTGTTCATCGACACCGTCTCCGACGCCAACCTGCTCAAGAGCGCGGCATTCCTCACCGCCACCGCGCAGGGCCACGCCAACGGCATCGCGGCGCACCTGGGGCTGTCCGCGCCGCCGCCGAGCTTCAGCACCATCGTGGACAACACCACCGCGGGCCGGTTCACGGCCAGCGCCAACTGGGGCACCTCGACGTTCTCCGGCCAGCGCTACGGCGCCGACTACCGGTTCGCCAACCCGGTGCTGGCCAGCGACGCGGCCTGGTTCAAGGTGAACATCCCGGCCACCGCCAACTACCGCGTCGACGTCTGGCACGCCGCCGACCCCGGCTACAGCGCCTCCGCGCCGCACGTCGTGGTGACCGCCGGCGGCAACCAGACCGTCAACCTCGACCAGCGCACCGGCGGCGGCGCGTGGCGCTCGCTGGGCACCTTCAACCTCGCCGCGGGCGACTACAACGCCGTCGGCGTCAGCCGCTGGACCAGCGCGGCCGGCTATGTGATCGCCGACGCGGTGCGCGTCACCCGCGTGTAG
- a CDS encoding lantibiotic dehydratase C-terminal domain-containing protein — translation MTQTIPAPAGAVTGEWLAIHVFYAANPQPLLTHCVGPLVKELTEDGLLAGYFFINYWLEGTHIRLRLKPARPEYTEQVKARAEAEINAFLRRRPALYEMGTGFLGELYNKLFELEFPDGRPAHLIGDDGQMRMQPNNSFAYRDYEPEYGKYGGPAGIALAEWHFQHSSDTVLHAIRTMNLHLRPVLFGVAAQLMLVMAACFLPDRRKLVDFLDSYHTFWHSAFAGTNFIGTNEYARMYDGMAGDLSARFVEVLDVLERRELDRLPEFLRAWAVHCFELADRARELSVRGELVLRSWDGSGDRAVTDPERALPLVLSPYLHMTNNRFHVTIRDEAYLSYLLGRSLRERWEAAP, via the coding sequence ATGACCCAGACCATTCCGGCGCCCGCGGGCGCCGTCACCGGCGAGTGGCTCGCCATCCACGTCTTCTACGCCGCCAATCCGCAGCCGCTGCTGACCCACTGCGTGGGCCCGCTGGTCAAGGAGCTGACCGAGGACGGCCTGCTGGCCGGGTACTTCTTCATCAACTACTGGCTGGAGGGCACCCACATCCGGCTGCGGCTCAAGCCGGCCCGGCCGGAGTACACCGAGCAGGTCAAGGCCCGCGCGGAGGCGGAGATCAACGCCTTCCTGCGACGGCGGCCCGCGCTGTACGAGATGGGCACCGGCTTCCTCGGCGAGCTCTACAACAAGCTGTTCGAGCTGGAGTTCCCCGACGGCCGCCCGGCGCACCTGATCGGCGACGACGGCCAGATGCGCATGCAGCCGAACAACTCCTTCGCCTACCGCGACTACGAGCCCGAGTACGGCAAGTACGGCGGCCCGGCCGGCATCGCCCTGGCGGAGTGGCACTTCCAGCACTCCAGCGACACGGTGCTGCACGCGATCCGCACCATGAACCTGCACCTGCGGCCCGTGCTGTTCGGCGTCGCCGCGCAGCTGATGCTGGTGATGGCGGCCTGCTTCCTGCCCGACCGGCGCAAGCTGGTCGACTTCCTGGACAGCTACCACACGTTCTGGCACAGCGCGTTCGCCGGCACGAACTTCATCGGCACCAACGAGTACGCCCGCATGTACGACGGCATGGCCGGCGACCTGTCGGCCCGCTTCGTGGAGGTGCTCGACGTGCTGGAGCGCCGCGAACTGGACCGACTGCCGGAGTTCCTGCGCGCCTGGGCGGTGCACTGCTTCGAGCTGGCCGACCGGGCCCGCGAGCTGTCCGTGCGCGGCGAGCTGGTGCTGCGCTCGTGGGACGGCTCCGGCGACCGAGCGGTCACCGACCCGGAGCGCGCGCTGCCGCTGGTGCTGTCGCCGTACCTGCACATGACCAACAACCGGTTCCACGTCACCATCCGCGACGAGGCGTACCTGTCCTACCTGCTGGGTCGGTCGCTGCGGGAACGGTGGGAGGCGGCGCCGTGA
- a CDS encoding thiazolylpeptide-type bacteriocin, whose translation MQHKNELANLANEILALESETFAISDYADAAEAILASCSSSATTSTTSSTTSTTSCSA comes from the coding sequence ATGCAGCACAAGAACGAGCTCGCGAACCTCGCCAACGAGATCCTCGCGCTCGAGTCGGAGACCTTCGCGATCTCGGACTACGCCGACGCCGCCGAGGCCATCCTGGCTTCCTGCTCGTCCTCCGCGACCACGTCGACGACCTCCAGCACCACCTCCACCACGAGCTGCAGCGCCTGA
- a CDS encoding ATP-binding protein produces MPVTAASIRLPGGRASNVLARQFVSTQLGAWNLRDPAGDALILACELVSNAVLHGGGAVAIRLARTGDGLRIEVTDRSPRPPSPRPADVDGGLGLGLVDDLSARWGVVPGRTGKVVWLECRLS; encoded by the coding sequence ATGCCCGTGACGGCCGCATCGATCCGGCTGCCGGGCGGCCGGGCCAGCAACGTCCTCGCCCGGCAGTTCGTCAGCACGCAGCTCGGCGCGTGGAACCTGCGCGACCCGGCGGGGGACGCGCTCATCCTGGCCTGTGAGCTGGTGAGCAACGCCGTGCTGCACGGCGGCGGGGCGGTCGCGATCAGGCTGGCCCGCACCGGTGACGGGCTGCGCATCGAGGTGACCGACCGCAGCCCGCGGCCACCGTCGCCGCGTCCGGCGGATGTCGACGGCGGACTCGGCCTGGGCCTCGTCGACGACCTGTCGGCCCGGTGGGGCGTGGTGCCCGGCCGCACCGGGAAGGTCGTCTGGCTGGAGTGCCGCCTGAGCTGA
- a CDS encoding ArsR/SmtB family transcription factor, with amino-acid sequence MRSAELTGDELARLLATLASPHRMRVVAALAGGRDYVSRLARQLEISRPLLQVHLQKLEAARLVRSAIEVSEDGKAMKFYELEDFSVLLSPETIAGAVRTLSPTD; translated from the coding sequence GTGAGATCCGCGGAACTGACAGGGGACGAGCTCGCCAGACTGCTCGCCACCCTGGCGAGTCCGCACCGGATGCGAGTGGTGGCCGCGCTGGCCGGCGGTCGCGACTACGTGAGCCGGCTGGCCCGGCAGTTGGAGATCAGCCGCCCGCTGCTGCAGGTCCACCTGCAGAAGCTGGAGGCAGCCAGGCTCGTCCGATCGGCGATCGAGGTGTCGGAGGACGGCAAGGCGATGAAGTTCTACGAGCTTGAGGACTTCAGCGTGTTGCTGTCCCCCGAAACGATCGCCGGCGCCGTCCGCACCCTCAGCCCGACCGACTGA